Proteins encoded within one genomic window of Methanobacteriales archaeon HGW-Methanobacteriales-1:
- a CDS encoding deoxyhypusine synthase — protein sequence MKISDFIEEMGNAGVLGAGRVYRATNLLSEMIKDPELNIFLSVAGPMVPGGMRSIIVDLIKNGIIKVLITSGANLTHDLLESFGGSHYRNYGFDDEKLHDSGMGRIGDIYTKSEDFEIFENEINHILEKIASETEITSIQDFIYHVGTQITDENSIIKAAADNNVPIYAPGIIDSMLGLQLWMFNQSNKLGLDAVADMHQLSDIVFESDKVGVVILGGGLPKHYSLASNLLKGGVDAAIQITMDRSETGSLSGAPLEEAKSWAKAKAGSNLVTVVGDATVLFPLVLAGALDLVDSGENE from the coding sequence ATGAAAATATCCGATTTCATTGAAGAAATGGGGAATGCCGGGGTTTTAGGCGCTGGAAGAGTTTATAGGGCCACAAATTTACTTTCAGAAATGATAAAAGACCCAGAATTAAATATATTTCTAAGTGTAGCAGGGCCCATGGTTCCTGGCGGGATGCGGAGTATAATCGTTGATCTCATAAAAAATGGAATTATTAAGGTACTTATAACCAGTGGAGCAAACCTTACGCATGATCTTCTAGAATCCTTTGGTGGTTCTCATTATCGAAACTATGGATTTGATGATGAAAAACTTCATGATTCTGGTATGGGTCGTATAGGTGATATTTACACAAAATCTGAGGATTTTGAAATTTTTGAAAATGAAATAAATCATATATTAGAAAAAATTGCAAGTGAAACTGAAATCACTTCCATTCAAGACTTTATTTACCATGTTGGGACACAAATAACCGATGAAAATTCTATTATAAAAGCTGCAGCGGATAATAATGTTCCAATTTATGCCCCTGGAATTATTGATAGTATGCTGGGTCTTCAATTATGGATGTTCAATCAATCCAACAAGCTTGGTTTGGATGCAGTAGCCGACATGCACCAACTTTCAGACATAGTATTTGAGTCTGATAAAGTAGGGGTGGTTATTTTAGGTGGGGGCCTTCCAAAACATTATTCTTTAGCTTCTAATCTTTTAAAAGGTGGTGTTGATGCCGCTATTCAAATAACCATGGATAGGAGTGAAACTGGAAGTTTAAGCGGCGCCCCCTTAGAAGAAGCCAAGTCTTGGGCCAAGGCCAAGGCCGGTTCTAATTTAGTAACAGTTGTTGGTGATGCTACAGTTCTTTTTCCACTTGTTTTGGCCGGAGCGCTGGATTTAGTAGATTCTGGGGAGAATGAATAA
- the pyrF gene encoding orotidine-5'-phosphate decarboxylase translates to MKVKNKIILAMDLMDLNHALEVTEQVSKYIDTVKIGYPLALSEGLKCFSIFKENFSCQVIADFKVADIPETNEKICQATLDAGADAIIVHGFVGSDSVTACHEVAKDKGKDIFLLTEMSHPGAEMFLKGVSDNIAQMGVELGITNYVAPSTRLDRLEEIRKIVGKDSFIISPGVGTQGGNPRKTLQYADGLIVGRSIYLSEDPENAINTIINSIK, encoded by the coding sequence ATGAAGGTCAAAAATAAAATAATACTGGCCATGGATTTAATGGACTTAAATCACGCACTGGAAGTTACAGAGCAAGTTTCTAAATATATTGATACTGTGAAAATAGGATATCCTCTAGCATTATCTGAAGGATTAAAATGTTTCTCTATTTTTAAAGAAAATTTTTCATGCCAAGTAATAGCTGATTTCAAAGTCGCAGACATCCCTGAAACTAATGAAAAAATTTGTCAGGCTACTCTAGATGCAGGAGCCGATGCAATTATAGTACACGGCTTTGTTGGGTCAGATAGTGTAACTGCTTGTCATGAAGTAGCAAAAGATAAGGGAAAAGATATTTTCTTACTTACTGAAATGTCACATCCTGGAGCAGAGATGTTTTTAAAAGGAGTTTCAGATAATATTGCACAAATGGGTGTTGAATTAGGAATAACAAATTATGTTGCACCTTCAACACGTTTAGACCGTTTGGAAGAAATTAGAAAAATCGTGGGGAAAGATTCATTTATTATATCTCCGGGAGTAGGAACCCAGGGAGGTAATCCCCGCAAAACATTACAGTATGCAGACGGTTTAATCGTGGGAAGATCCATCTATCTTTCAGAAGATCCTGAAAATGCAATAAATACCATTATTAATTCAATAAAATAA
- a CDS encoding cobalamin biosynthesis protein CbiM produces MHIMEGFLPWQWCLFWYIVALPVVAYGVIQIKKITDEHPESKPLLAVSGAFIFILSSLKLPSVTGSCSHPTGTGLSAVLFGPAVTSVLGAIVLVFQALLIAHGGITTLGANIFSMGIVGPFTAWLVYKGVKRIGWGPSIGIFCAAVVGDWLTYVTTATQLSLAFPVPTFGAAFAKFMVIFAYTQVPLAIAEGLLTVVVFDYIMKLRPDILVKLKVISPKAEETPKAVA; encoded by the coding sequence ATGCATATCATGGAAGGATTTTTACCCTGGCAATGGTGCCTCTTCTGGTATATTGTGGCCCTGCCAGTAGTTGCTTATGGTGTAATACAAATAAAAAAGATCACAGACGAACATCCAGAATCTAAACCTCTTTTAGCAGTTTCAGGAGCATTTATATTTATTTTATCATCATTAAAACTCCCATCTGTTACCGGAAGTTGTTCTCATCCTACTGGTACTGGTTTATCAGCCGTACTTTTTGGGCCAGCAGTTACCAGTGTTTTAGGTGCTATTGTACTGGTATTTCAAGCTTTACTTATAGCTCATGGTGGAATAACAACTTTAGGAGCTAATATTTTCTCAATGGGTATTGTAGGTCCATTTACGGCCTGGTTGGTTTACAAAGGTGTCAAAAGAATTGGGTGGGGCCCTTCAATAGGAATATTTTGTGCAGCAGTTGTTGGTGACTGGTTAACCTATGTAACTACTGCTACTCAACTATCTTTAGCTTTTCCGGTTCCAACATTTGGAGCTGCATTTGCAAAGTTCATGGTAATTTTTGCTTACACTCAGGTGCCGCTAGCCATAGCTGAAGGTCTTTTAACTGTAGTAGTGTTTGATTATATAATGAAACTAAGACCGGATATTCTGGTAAAATTAAAAGTTATCAGCCCTAAAGCAGAGGAAACTCCTAAGGCGGTGGCCTAA
- a CDS encoding energy-coupling factor ABC transporter substrate-binding protein yields MVDKKPIILLALVAILIAVPMIMYSGMGEEEGYFSGADSQAGPAIEETGYQPWFSSIWEPPSGEIESLLFALQAAIGAIIIGYVFGYYNGQAKERKRIEEEQK; encoded by the coding sequence ATGGTAGATAAAAAACCAATTATTTTACTAGCATTGGTGGCCATACTTATTGCAGTTCCCATGATAATGTACAGTGGTATGGGTGAAGAAGAAGGATATTTCAGTGGAGCTGATTCTCAAGCAGGACCTGCTATTGAAGAAACAGGTTATCAACCATGGTTCAGCTCTATTTGGGAACCTCCCAGTGGGGAAATAGAAAGTCTTCTATTTGCTCTTCAAGCTGCAATTGGTGCTATAATAATTGGATATGTATTTGGATATTATAATGGCCAGGCCAAAGAGAGAAAACGAATAGAAGAAGAACAAAAATGA
- the cbiQ gene encoding cobalt ECF transporter T component CbiQ, translated as MFENTLDNFAHHNDLRGTNVYFKVLFALLTMLVSLISTSPVVPIIITFLMSFLIIFKAKIPWKFYLKFLAIPFIFGVLTFVFMAFFFGVGVTILELNIFNMAVTVNGFNLGLLVFARIMGGFSCMAFLALTTPMTELFSVLETFKIPKIVLEIAMMMYRYIFVFLNEALNMYHAQQTRLGYQSIRSSYKSMGMLASNLFIRTWIKGERVYVSMESRGYNGSLYINNYQNSIGIKNLTILVLFESVLILGVYLSGNFRVF; from the coding sequence ATGTTTGAAAACACATTAGATAATTTTGCTCATCATAACGACCTTAGAGGAACAAATGTTTACTTTAAAGTTTTATTTGCTCTTTTAACTATGTTAGTGAGCTTAATATCCACTTCACCTGTAGTTCCCATCATTATAACTTTTTTAATGTCATTTTTAATTATTTTTAAGGCTAAAATCCCTTGGAAATTTTATCTGAAATTCCTAGCCATTCCATTTATTTTTGGGGTTTTAACCTTTGTTTTCATGGCTTTTTTCTTTGGAGTTGGAGTTACCATATTGGAATTAAATATTTTCAATATGGCAGTGACTGTTAATGGTTTTAATCTTGGTTTGCTTGTTTTTGCTAGAATTATGGGTGGATTTTCATGTATGGCCTTCTTAGCCCTTACTACTCCAATGACTGAACTTTTTTCCGTCTTGGAAACTTTTAAAATTCCTAAAATCGTTTTAGAAATTGCCATGATGATGTACCGTTATATTTTCGTGTTTTTAAATGAGGCCCTTAATATGTATCATGCTCAACAAACTAGATTGGGCTATCAAAGCATAAGATCTTCTTATAAATCCATGGGAATGCTGGCCAGTAATCTTTTTATAAGAACCTGGATCAAAGGTGAGCGTGTTTATGTTTCTATGGAATCTAGAGGATATAATGGATCTTTATATATAAACAATTATCAAAACAGTATTGGGATTAAAAATTTAACTATTTTGGTTTTATTTGAATCTGTATTGATTTTAGGTGTGTACCTGAGTGGAAATTTTAGAGTATTTTAA
- a CDS encoding energy-coupling factor ABC transporter ATP-binding protein (with CbiNQ forms the ABC transporter for cobalt import) → MNMIEAKEITYEYPDGTKALHGVNFNVEQGSMVALLGPNGAGKSTLFLHFNGIIQPSTGQIEIAEEKLEYSKDALNKVRQKVGIVFQNPDDQLFAPTVVEDVAFGPLNMGLPRDEVENRVSEALKKVGMAGFENKAPHHLSGGQKKRVAIAGILAMKPKIMVLDEPTSGLDPKGASQILKLLYKLNEDGMTIIISTHDVDMVPLYADKIYIISSGEIIKEGNPHDVFEDVETIRKANLRLPRIAHLMEILKKEDKLSFSEKYPLTIGEARKSLLEYLDIDSNNG, encoded by the coding sequence ATGAACATGATTGAGGCTAAGGAAATTACTTATGAATATCCTGATGGTACCAAGGCACTGCATGGTGTTAATTTTAATGTGGAACAAGGATCCATGGTGGCACTATTAGGTCCGAATGGTGCTGGTAAATCAACACTTTTTTTACATTTCAATGGAATTATACAGCCTAGTACTGGGCAGATTGAAATAGCAGAAGAAAAACTAGAATATAGTAAAGATGCTCTTAATAAAGTAAGGCAAAAAGTGGGAATCGTGTTCCAAAATCCGGATGACCAGTTATTTGCTCCAACAGTAGTGGAAGATGTTGCATTTGGCCCGTTAAATATGGGATTGCCTCGTGATGAGGTGGAAAATAGGGTTTCTGAGGCTTTAAAAAAAGTGGGAATGGCTGGGTTTGAAAATAAAGCTCCCCATCACCTTAGTGGGGGCCAAAAAAAGAGAGTGGCCATAGCAGGAATACTGGCCATGAAACCTAAAATCATGGTTTTAGATGAACCTACTTCTGGCTTAGATCCGAAAGGAGCTTCTCAAATCTTAAAATTATTATACAAACTCAATGAGGATGGTATGACTATAATTATATCCACCCATGACGTGGACATGGTGCCACTTTATGCTGATAAAATATATATAATTAGCAGTGGAGAAATAATTAAAGAAGGAAATCCTCATGATGTTTTTGAGGATGTAGAAACTATTAGAAAAGCTAATCTTAGACTTCCTAGAATAGCCCACCTAATGGAAATTCTAAAAAAAGAGGATAAATTATCATTTTCAGAAAAATATCCATTGACTATTGGGGAAGCACGCAAAAGTTTATTAGAGTACCTTGACATTGATTCTAATAATGGATAA
- the ribC gene encoding riboflavin synthase, with amino-acid sequence MRKIGICDTTFARYDMGASAIDEIKNQVGDIKIVRRTVPGVKDLPVAAKKAVEEEGCEMVLALGMPGPEEKDKVCAHEASTGLIQAQLMTNTHILEVFVHEDEEPNPKDLKALADNRAREHAKNMIKMLFKPEKLIKEAGMGMREGKPDVGPL; translated from the coding sequence ATGAGGAAAATAGGCATATGTGATACTACTTTCGCCAGATATGACATGGGTGCTTCGGCTATAGATGAAATAAAAAATCAAGTTGGAGATATTAAAATTGTCCGGCGTACAGTTCCTGGTGTTAAAGACCTACCAGTAGCTGCTAAAAAAGCAGTTGAGGAAGAAGGTTGTGAAATGGTTTTGGCCTTAGGAATGCCTGGACCTGAAGAAAAAGACAAAGTATGTGCGCATGAAGCTTCAACAGGCCTTATTCAAGCTCAATTAATGACAAATACTCATATTCTAGAAGTTTTTGTCCATGAGGATGAAGAACCTAACCCTAAAGATCTTAAGGCATTAGCTGATAATCGAGCTAGAGAACATGCTAAAAACATGATTAAAATGTTATTTAAGCCAGAAAAACTTATTAAAGAGGCTGGAATGGGCATGAGGGAAGGAAAACCAGATGTGGGTCCTCTCTGA
- a CDS encoding flavodoxin family protein: MVKIIGIVGSPRIKGNTTFLLKKALESAESLGAETELIHLGKMDISPCTACNICKKTGECSIKDDMGPLLEKISDVHGLIIGSPVYFGNVTAQTKIFMDRSRPLRTNFSLQDVVSGAISVGASRNGGQETTCSAIHDFLLIQDAILVGDGAPTAHYGACGVGGGIKDCENDDIGLATAENLGKRVTNLAINLNRPNV, encoded by the coding sequence ATGGTAAAGATAATTGGAATTGTGGGAAGTCCCAGAATAAAAGGAAACACAACTTTTTTGCTTAAAAAGGCTTTGGAATCTGCGGAAAGTTTAGGTGCAGAAACAGAACTAATTCATTTGGGTAAAATGGATATATCTCCATGTACTGCATGTAATATCTGTAAAAAAACCGGTGAATGTTCTATAAAAGATGATATGGGGCCTCTGTTGGAAAAAATTTCTGATGTTCATGGCCTGATTATTGGCAGTCCAGTGTATTTTGGTAATGTAACTGCTCAAACTAAAATATTCATGGATCGCTCACGTCCATTGAGAACAAATTTTTCACTACAAGATGTGGTTAGTGGAGCAATTTCTGTCGGCGCTTCAAGAAACGGGGGTCAAGAAACTACTTGTTCAGCAATACATGATTTCTTATTGATTCAAGATGCTATTCTGGTGGGTGATGGCGCTCCCACAGCCCATTATGGTGCTTGTGGAGTAGGTGGTGGAATTAAAGACTGTGAAAATGACGATATTGGATTGGCAACTGCAGAAAACCTTGGGAAAAGAGTTACTAATCTAGCTATTAATTTGAACAGACCAAATGTTTAA
- a CDS encoding glycosyltransferase family 2 protein: MQNQAFGHYKLNKELFVVVPAYNEEKTVAKVVTELCEMGYMVVVVDDGSHDKTYSIVKDLQEKYPKQISIYSHTINRGLGAALKTGLEASLRKGAKYMVTFDADCQHDPYDIDNVCEPLKLDEADVVLGDRNFDDMPLSKKISNQIMNFITLLFYGVKVKDSQSGLRAFNSKTTQLLELQSRGYGVSSEIVREIKKNHLRLKEVPIKTIYTPYSISKGTNATIGIKILFKMIIDILKKF; the protein is encoded by the coding sequence ATGCAGAATCAAGCTTTTGGACATTATAAATTAAATAAAGAACTATTTGTAGTGGTTCCTGCTTATAATGAAGAGAAAACTGTGGCCAAAGTGGTGACTGAGTTATGTGAAATGGGTTATATGGTTGTAGTGGTTGATGACGGTTCCCATGATAAAACTTATTCCATAGTAAAGGATTTGCAGGAAAAATATCCAAAACAGATTTCTATTTATAGCCATACTATTAATCGAGGATTAGGTGCGGCATTAAAAACAGGTCTGGAGGCATCTTTAAGAAAAGGAGCTAAATATATGGTTACATTTGATGCGGACTGTCAACATGATCCATATGATATAGATAATGTTTGTGAGCCTTTAAAACTTGATGAAGCAGATGTTGTTTTAGGTGATAGAAATTTTGATGATATGCCCCTTTCTAAAAAAATAAGTAACCAAATCATGAATTTCATAACCCTATTATTTTATGGAGTCAAAGTAAAGGACTCACAATCGGGATTAAGAGCATTTAACTCCAAAACTACGCAACTACTTGAACTCCAATCACGAGGATATGGTGTTTCATCAGAAATCGTGAGAGAAATAAAAAAAAATCATTTAAGACTTAAAGAAGTTCCTATTAAGACAATTTATACGCCATATTCTATTTCAAAAGGAACTAATGCTACAATTGGTATTAAAATTCTGTTTAAAATGATAATTGATATATTAAAAAAATTTTAG
- a CDS encoding DUF2304 domain-containing protein, which produces MIYQYLGVVIGILAVIIAIIRFRDGKTSSAMLIFWIVIWSVISLVSIFPETTTVFANLFGIGRGLDLILILGLIASYYLIFKLYTLIEKLEMEITELVRQIALNQEENETKKDINEDEDLEE; this is translated from the coding sequence ATGATATATCAATATTTGGGTGTAGTAATAGGGATATTAGCTGTGATAATAGCTATTATTCGCTTTAGAGATGGCAAAACATCTTCTGCTATGTTAATTTTCTGGATAGTCATATGGTCAGTGATTAGTTTAGTATCTATATTTCCAGAAACAACCACGGTTTTCGCTAATTTATTTGGAATTGGTAGAGGGCTTGATTTAATTTTGATTTTAGGGCTTATAGCGTCTTACTACCTCATATTTAAACTGTACACTCTGATTGAAAAACTGGAAATGGAAATTACGGAACTAGTACGCCAAATTGCACTTAATCAGGAAGAAAATGAGACAAAAAAAGATATTAATGAAGATGAAGATCTTGAAGAATAA
- a CDS encoding glycosyltransferase family 1 protein: MRICIITEYFPKSENFEVKGGVEAAAYNEAYQLAKKHEVIVLTSLEEGVPNEYELNGIKVIGCSRERSYVQTGSFKNRLSFMKDAYNQGKKLDIDLTIGYNFITYPVAWKISQKLKIPCVARYMDVWVGEWTNNIGISGVVGEVLERYVLSRKFDLIISISDYTRKKLERYFPPEKITVIPPIVNFPPVNAEKYSQTTISCVARLVEYKKVDNLIRAMHILIEDFPQLQCKIVGTGPKDHDLKNLVKKLNLENNIEFCGFVEKHEDVLKIIKSSHIFCLPSKVEGFGIVVVEALGCGVPFVASKIPPIMEASGEKGGLFFEPENWMELSEKIKYLLNNPQIYEKLQNEGADQYKKYEGVLITNQLEKLYIGLYEQQNKNKNA, encoded by the coding sequence ATGAGAATATGCATTATCACAGAATACTTCCCCAAAAGCGAGAATTTTGAAGTTAAAGGTGGTGTAGAAGCTGCTGCCTATAATGAAGCTTATCAATTAGCAAAAAAGCATGAAGTAATAGTTTTAACTTCACTTGAGGAAGGAGTTCCTAATGAATATGAATTAAATGGAATTAAAGTGATTGGTTGTAGTAGGGAAAGATCTTATGTCCAAACCGGATCCTTTAAAAACCGCTTGTCTTTTATGAAAGATGCATATAATCAAGGAAAAAAACTAGATATAGATTTAACAATTGGATATAATTTTATTACATATCCTGTGGCTTGGAAAATTTCTCAAAAATTAAAAATACCTTGTGTTGCGCGATATATGGATGTATGGGTTGGGGAATGGACAAATAACATTGGAATCAGTGGTGTAGTAGGTGAAGTATTGGAAAGGTACGTCTTGTCGCGAAAATTTGATTTAATAATTTCTATATCAGATTATACTAGAAAAAAATTAGAAAGATATTTTCCTCCAGAAAAAATTACTGTGATTCCACCTATAGTTAATTTTCCCCCAGTAAACGCAGAAAAATATTCACAAACAACTATTTCCTGTGTTGCACGTCTGGTGGAATACAAAAAAGTTGATAATTTAATCAGAGCCATGCATATTCTAATCGAGGACTTCCCACAACTTCAATGTAAAATTGTAGGGACTGGCCCTAAAGACCATGATCTTAAAAATCTGGTTAAAAAGTTGAATCTAGAGAACAATATTGAGTTTTGTGGTTTTGTTGAAAAACACGAAGATGTATTAAAGATTATAAAGTCCTCACATATATTCTGTCTTCCCAGTAAAGTAGAAGGATTTGGAATAGTAGTCGTAGAAGCATTGGGATGTGGAGTTCCATTTGTTGCATCTAAAATACCACCTATAATGGAAGCCAGTGGTGAAAAAGGAGGATTATTCTTTGAACCAGAAAACTGGATGGAATTGTCTGAAAAGATAAAATATCTTTTGAATAATCCTCAAATTTATGAGAAACTCCAGAATGAAGGCGCAGATCAATATAAAAAATATGAAGGGGTGCTTATTACTAATCAACTGGAAAAACTGTATATTGGTTTGTATGAACAGCAAAATAAGAATAAAAATGCTTAG
- a CDS encoding lactate utilization protein translates to MNKSELETMRNSFKILDERRSEILHDPKIKKLQEKVKQIREESIENLEELVETAQKNFEENDIELFYAEDSEIACDLIYDLIKNEKIVAKSKSNTVFEIALSDFLKEKNINLVETDLGDRIVQLNTHDKRPAHPIGPALHLNVEKIAEIISESMDQDIEPHPRTIMELVKADVLDELNKCQVGITGANSVAAEDGSLVMVHNEGNISLLTMMDTHIIVVGIDKLVSTIEDAISVIKLETAYATGTKIPSYINVISAPSKTADIEKRLLKGMYGAKKVVVILLDNGRRDALKECLWCIGCGSCIVACPVYNAVGYEFGYKGYLGGRGVAMSKFIKDEKTSFDSGLYMCTLCGLCTLECPVSTPTFEIVEKLRLNSQKAGFYPKAHGVIKKNIKSSGNPFKS, encoded by the coding sequence ATGAATAAAAGTGAATTAGAGACCATGAGGAATTCATTCAAAATACTGGATGAACGCAGAAGTGAAATTCTTCATGATCCCAAAATTAAAAAGCTACAGGAAAAGGTTAAACAGATTAGGGAAGAATCTATAGAAAACCTGGAAGAACTCGTGGAAACTGCACAAAAAAACTTTGAAGAGAATGATATTGAATTATTTTATGCAGAAGATTCAGAAATAGCCTGTGATCTTATTTATGATTTGATTAAAAATGAAAAAATCGTTGCCAAATCAAAATCAAACACGGTGTTTGAAATCGCCTTAAGTGATTTTTTAAAGGAAAAAAATATTAATCTGGTAGAAACTGATTTAGGAGATAGGATTGTTCAGCTTAATACCCATGATAAAAGACCTGCACATCCTATTGGTCCAGCATTACATCTTAATGTGGAAAAAATTGCTGAAATAATTTCTGAAAGTATGGATCAAGACATAGAACCACACCCACGAACTATTATGGAACTGGTTAAAGCAGATGTGTTGGACGAGCTAAATAAGTGTCAAGTTGGAATCACCGGTGCCAATTCTGTTGCCGCTGAAGATGGTTCTTTAGTAATGGTCCATAATGAAGGAAATATAAGTTTGTTGACTATGATGGACACGCATATAATTGTGGTGGGAATAGATAAACTGGTCAGTACAATTGAAGATGCTATTTCGGTAATAAAACTAGAGACTGCTTATGCTACAGGAACCAAAATACCTTCGTATATAAATGTTATTTCTGCACCATCAAAAACAGCTGATATTGAAAAAAGACTATTAAAAGGCATGTACGGTGCCAAAAAAGTTGTAGTAATCTTATTGGATAATGGGCGGAGAGATGCATTAAAAGAATGCTTGTGGTGTATTGGTTGTGGTAGTTGTATTGTGGCTTGCCCGGTTTACAATGCAGTAGGCTATGAATTTGGATATAAAGGATATTTGGGTGGCAGAGGGGTGGCCATGAGTAAATTTATTAAGGATGAAAAGACTAGTTTCGATTCTGGCCTTTATATGTGTACTCTTTGTGGATTATGTACCTTAGAATGTCCTGTGAGTACACCCACTTTCGAAATAGTAGAAAAACTTCGACTAAATTCTCAAAAAGCGGGCTTCTATCCAAAAGCACATGGTGTTATTAAAAAAAATATCAAATCCTCAGGTAATCCATTCAAATCTTGA
- a CDS encoding IMP dehydrogenase, with protein sequence MYSKKLKEAKTGYTFDDFLLVPGPSTVESKDVITKSKVSRNHEITTPIISSAMDTVTEFEMAIALAQVGGLGVIHRNMTIKEQIQQVKKVKRSGDLTIRDVITIAPDSSLREAHQIMDQEEISGLPVVENEEVVGIISRRDIKPILNSDAQRKVNEIMTSEVVTVDESITPGEALDIAYENKVERLPVVKDNKIVGIVTIKDILEHKKFPNASRDSKGRFMVAAATGPFDLDRAMALDEAGAEILAIDSAHGHNLHLVKNSKVIKDNIDADLIVGNIATKQAAEDLIAQGVDGLKVGIGPGSMCTTRIIAGVGVPQLTAISEVAEVAEEYDVPIIADGGLRYSGDMAKAIAVGADAVMMGNLLAGTYEAPGEVVVMNGRKYKQYRGMGSLGAMTGGIGAGTDRYFQTQESKGPMKHTKLVPEGVEGVVPYRGTVSEVIFQMVGGLRASMGYCGAKTIKDMKEKSKLVKITSSGIKESHPHDLLITNESPNYPTLE encoded by the coding sequence ATGTATTCAAAAAAATTGAAAGAAGCTAAAACAGGATATACATTTGATGACTTTCTTTTAGTGCCAGGACCTTCAACTGTAGAATCAAAGGATGTGATTACTAAAAGTAAAGTATCCCGAAACCATGAAATAACCACTCCAATTATAAGTTCTGCTATGGATACTGTCACAGAATTTGAAATGGCCATAGCTCTTGCTCAAGTTGGAGGTTTAGGTGTTATCCACCGAAACATGACTATTAAAGAGCAAATTCAACAAGTAAAAAAGGTTAAAAGGTCAGGTGACCTCACTATTCGTGATGTAATAACCATTGCTCCTGATTCTTCATTAAGGGAAGCACATCAAATTATGGATCAAGAAGAAATTAGTGGACTTCCTGTTGTTGAAAATGAGGAAGTTGTAGGTATTATAAGCCGACGTGATATAAAACCGATTCTTAATTCTGATGCACAAAGGAAGGTTAATGAAATAATGACCTCTGAGGTGGTCACGGTAGATGAATCTATTACTCCGGGGGAAGCATTAGACATTGCCTATGAAAATAAAGTTGAAAGACTTCCTGTTGTTAAAGACAATAAGATTGTGGGAATTGTAACCATAAAAGATATTTTAGAGCATAAAAAGTTTCCTAATGCTTCTCGTGATAGTAAAGGTCGATTCATGGTTGCTGCAGCCACAGGCCCATTTGATTTAGATCGTGCTATGGCATTGGACGAAGCAGGTGCAGAAATACTGGCTATTGATAGTGCACATGGCCACAACCTACATTTAGTTAAAAATTCTAAAGTTATAAAAGATAACATTGATGCTGATTTAATTGTAGGAAATATTGCTACCAAACAAGCCGCGGAAGATTTAATTGCTCAGGGAGTGGATGGCCTTAAAGTTGGTATTGGGCCAGGATCCATGTGTACTACTCGTATTATTGCGGGTGTGGGTGTTCCTCAATTGACAGCCATATCTGAAGTTGCAGAAGTTGCAGAAGAATATGATGTTCCAATTATTGCTGATGGTGGCTTAAGATACTCTGGTGATATGGCCAAGGCTATTGCTGTTGGGGCCGATGCCGTAATGATGGGTAATCTTCTGGCAGGGACTTATGAAGCTCCAGGAGAAGTTGTTGTAATGAATGGACGTAAATACAAACAATATCGTGGAATGGGATCATTAGGTGCCATGACTGGTGGAATTGGCGCCGGAACTGACAGATATTTCCAGACTCAAGAGTCCAAAGGGCCTATGAAACACACTAAGCTGGTGCCTGAAGGAGTGGAAGGTGTAGTTCCTTACCGAGGAACGGTCAGTGAAGTTATATTCCAAATGGTTGGGGGCCTCAGGGCTTCTATGGGCTATTGTGGTGCTAAAACGATTAAAGATATGAAAGAAAAATCAAAACTGGTTAAAATAACTTCCAGTGGTATCAAAGAAAGCCATCCCCATGATCTTTTGATTACCAATGAAAGCCCGAACTATCCTACCTTAGAATAA